The DNA region GCCAGTGATTCCCTAGCATGAAGTTTACACCTTGTCAAGAGGGCGGGTGTCCATTAGAAGCAAAAAAGGGGCCATGGCGGTTTTTTCCCTTTTAGCCATGCATGGGGTATTCTTACACAATCCTCTCTTCCCCTTCCCTCCTCCTTTGTTTCCTCTTTGCCATTTTTTTCTTCAATGCTAATTTCTTCATTAATACCCCCATTTTCAACCGAGACTGTTAATAAATATTATCATTTTGTTTGTGAAGGCACGCTGTGGAGGCACACCTAGGGGCCTTTGGGAGGGAAAAAGACAAGGCAAAATCTCACCCGCCCCGCTTTTCCCTTGAAATCTATCTCCTCTCGTTCCCTTAACTACACTACAAATCGGGGGTATTTTATTCGCCTTCTATTTGCCAAGGATACCCCCTATCGTCTCAACTTTTAAACCATATAATTGAAAAATTTTTTTAAAAAACCTGAGTGGCGGTATGCCAGACAGGTGCAAAACCAGGATGCCAATATAACAGGCTATTGCCTCGGGTTTCAGGACGGGAAAAAAACAAAAGTTGGAAAAAGGCGGAAACCACGCTGAGGGAAAGGGAAATCTGTTGTCTCGTCGTCAGAGAAGGCTTTATAATCTCAAGTTGGGGAGTAAAGCTGTCGAAAAAGGAAAATGATTTTCTGGGAAGAGTGGCTAAACCAACACCCCATTGTGAGTTTTTTTTTAAGTCATCCCGTTATGGGGATAATTCTTCTCATTATCCTTGTCTATTTAATAAGCTATTTGCTTCAGCAAATACCCAGGATTATTATAAATTTATTGTGGAGAATAATAAAACTGCCCTTTTGGCTTTTGGGGTTATATTTTGACGGGGAAAAGGGTGATAAACAAGTGGTAGAAAGAATAGGAGAAATATCAGCAAAGGAGGAAATACAGGGAGAATTAATGAAAACTATAATAAAGAAGCTGGAGGATATTGAGGAAAAGCAGACGAAAATCTTGGAAGCTTTACTGAAGGAAAAAAAATAACCAAAGGCTGGTAGAAAAGACAAATAGAGATATAATCAAGCAACGATATGGGGAAGGTAGAGAAAGGGCAATATAAGAGAAAAATATAGGTGTTCACAGAAATGCCTCCAGAGAAAAAAATCTCCCTCTGCCGGCAACTGTGATTACAGACGTGGGTGAAAATAGACAAGTTGTGGGTTGGATTACAGTTAGAGGGATTTTGTGGGCAAAAAAATGTCTTAAGTTTATCTATGCTGATGTATAGGCTTCTGACAACTGCCACTATCACCTCACACCACTACCTCCCCAAGGCAACCCTATCCCATTTGGTGGCGGGATTTAGGTAGATAAATCCCTAAATCCTATCCCCCTATATCCTATATCCTCTGTCGGTTTCTGATAAAATTAATAACAACGGGGAAATTAAGTCTATGAAGCCTAGCAACGAAGTTATTGTGGATGGCATGCTGATGGTAAAAATACCACCCCAAGAGGCAGAGGCTGGAGAGAATAAAAGAAAGTGAGGGGGGTAAAAATCTCTGATAAAGACTACCACAACTTAGCCAATGCTGCCATATACAAAAGGAGGAAATGGGGAAACTAGTTAGTGACAATAAGGTAAATTCTAGCAAATGCAGGCATACTGGGATGTGTCTGGAAGTGGCAATAGTGTGGGTGAAAAGAAAGATATTCTCGGGGGTGTGAAGAATAAAGAGGAAGTGGTATTAAGCCGCTTCTGGAAATTGTGGGATGGAGGCTATTAGTTGACGGGTGTATTGTTTTTGTGGATTGTTAACAATTTGGTCAGCTGTAGAGATTTCCTCTATTTTACCCCTATTCATGACCATGATTCTATCACTGAGGAATTTTACCACGCTCAAATCATGGGAGATAAAGATATATGTCAAGCCGAATTCCACCTGCAATTGTTTAAGAAGATTCAAAACCTGTGCTTGAATGGAAACATCTAAGGCAGAGACACACTCATCACAGATAATCAACTGGGGATTTAAGGCTAATGCCCTAGCGATACAAACCCTCTGCCTCTCGCCACCCGACAGCTGATGGGGATAACGGTTATACCAGTCGGGGTTTAAACCCACTCTCTCCAATAAGTATCTTACCCGCTCTTTTCGTTTTTGACTATTACCACCGACACGATGAATTATCATTGGTTCGATTATTGTATCACCAATAGTCATCCGCGGGTTGAGAGAATTGTAGGGATTCTGAAAAATAACCTGCATTTCCCGTCTAAGTCGACGACAAGTCTTACTTGCAGGCGGTATAGCTGTCAAATCGACTCCTAAAAACTCAATTTTTCCCTCCACAGAGGGAATAAGACGTAAGATACTTCTTGCCAGGGTAGACTTACCACAACCAGACTCCCCCACCAAACCGAGAGTCTCCCCGGGAAATAGTTGAAAACTTACACCATCCACTGCCCAAAAATACTCTTTCTGCCAAAAAGGGGTATGCTTTTTCCTATAGCCTACCCTCAAATTCTCTACAACCAAGAGAGGCTGGCTCAATTTTACTTCCTTAGGTTTAACATCAGCTGTGGAGTAAAAAGACACAGTATTCCTGTTTGCCAAAAAATCATCAACGGTGGGGAGGTAAACACGAGTTTCGTTTAAACGGGGACGACAGGCTAATAACCCCTTAGTATAGGGATGAGTGGGATGGAAAAGAATCTCCCTGCTATTACCATATTCTACTATTTCCCCCCCACGCATCACAGCGAGACTGTCTGCCATATTAGCAACGACGGCTAAATCATGGGTGATAAAAATCAAAGACATCTGCCGTCGCCTACACAATTCCTTTAACAAAGACAAAATCGTAGCTTGAACTGTAACATCAAGCGCTGTAGTAGGTTCATCGGCAATGAGGATTTGGGGATGACAGGCAATTGCCATTGCTATCATCACCCTTTGTAACTGACCACCACTCATTTCATGGGGATACCTGGCCAGTATAGCACGTTTTCTCTGATTGATGTATCTTTGAACCTGTTTAGGGGTAGGAGGCGTTTTGTGGGGTTGGCTTAAAAATTCCACCGCCAATTCCTCATCACTAGGCAATAGTTGGACTTCTTGTAACAGACTAATTGCTTGTCTTTTTGCTTCCCTGACACTAACCGACTGGTGAAACAAAATTGCCTCTGTGATTTGAAACCCAATGTTGTATACTGGGTTCAGGGAGCTCATGGGCTCTTGAAAGATAATAGCAATCTTACCACCATTTAGCTCCCTTCTTTTGCGGGGGGGTAGATTAAGTAAATTCAGTGGTGGGTTTTCCTCTGACTCTGACTGGTAAAATAAAATCTCCCCTGTCACTTTGGCGTTGGGGGGCAGCAACCCCATTATAGCCAATGCTGTAACTGATTTTCCTGACCCGGACTCCCCTACTATTCCCAGTATTTCCCCTTTTTTGAGGGAAAAACTAATTCCCTTCAAAGCCAAATCCCCTTCCCCACCCCTTTTTGGGAAAGCCACCCGCAAGTTGTTCACCTGGAGGACAGTCATTTGTTTTCTTTCCCTCTCCTTACAACAATGAGGGGCTACTCACCCTATAACCCCATATAGGAATTCTATTCTAGGAATTTTACAACGCCACATGGGCCCACCTATAAGGGGTAGAGACAACTAACGGACTGCGCCATACCGTCCCCCCCAAATTGTTATTATAAGGCCTATAATCCTCTGGCCTTAGCACACACCCACCATTGGCCACCATGATAGCAAAAAAACTAAAAAAAGCAAGCCCCCCAGATATGGACGGCAAGGGCCACCATTATAGCCTCCATTGTTACAGAAAAAGGAGAAAAAAGCAAGGGGGGTATGGGGGCTTGTCCCTACCCTGAGAGGGAAGAGATTGCATTTTTGGCCATGTTGGCGATGGCCTGGTCAGTAGCTTGAGGTAGTTGATAGTAGTTTCCGC from Geminocystis sp. M7585_C2015_104 includes:
- a CDS encoding ABC transporter ATP-binding protein, yielding MTVLQVNNLRVAFPKRGGEGDLALKGISFSLKKGEILGIVGESGSGKSVTALAIMGLLPPNAKVTGEILFYQSESEENPPLNLLNLPPRKRRELNGGKIAIIFQEPMSSLNPVYNIGFQITEAILFHQSVSVREAKRQAISLLQEVQLLPSDEELAVEFLSQPHKTPPTPKQVQRYINQRKRAILARYPHEMSGGQLQRVMIAMAIACHPQILIADEPTTALDVTVQATILSLLKELCRRRQMSLIFITHDLAVVANMADSLAVMRGGEIVEYGNSREILFHPTHPYTKGLLACRPRLNETRVYLPTVDDFLANRNTVSFYSTADVKPKEVKLSQPLLVVENLRVGYRKKHTPFWQKEYFWAVDGVSFQLFPGETLGLVGESGCGKSTLARSILRLIPSVEGKIEFLGVDLTAIPPASKTCRRLRREMQVIFQNPYNSLNPRMTIGDTIIEPMIIHRVGGNSQKRKERVRYLLERVGLNPDWYNRYPHQLSGGERQRVCIARALALNPQLIICDECVSALDVSIQAQVLNLLKQLQVEFGLTYIFISHDLSVVKFLSDRIMVMNRGKIEEISTADQIVNNPQKQYTRQLIASIPQFPEAA